CTGAAAATACTCAAAAACTTATTACCAGGCTGAATTTATCAATATGCTATGAGGTCGATGCCGAAAATAGGATGTAAAGACAATGTCCAATAACGTTATATCTGCCAAAATATATGAAAGAaattggcaatgattcctaTGATTGTAATTATCAAACCCTTGTGAGAACGAAATGTGATTAAGGGTTGATATTTTAATATCAAGCAAGAGAAATCATTtctttatatacaatgtaaatataaatgcatCTTTTCCGAATTGGTTATTCTGTCAaatgaaagttttcatatcagccAACATAAAGTCAGATACTAACACATTTGTGAAGGACTCATTTCGGCCAATTGTTATCAGCAGCCTGATGAATCAGTCAAAtcttgtgcacacacaccagacCCATGTTCTTCAGGTGAAGATTGTACTTAGCAATGTGTTTACCCTGCTCACTGAATAATGAGGAATCCCATTAAAGTATTGGGACAGTGATTAGTGAAGGCTAACTTATATGATGTGATTCACTTGTATATAGAAAATGATTGAGTCTCAAAACACTGGAGCTTGAAATGCTCTTGGCAACATTTTCATCTCCATCTGGTTTCCTCCCTGCGCGTCAAATGCGCATACTTCATTCTCCATCACCAGACATAGTTCTGAGCCCTTTCCCCGTTTTGTTAAATAAACCATTAAGTCCAAATGAACATATCACATAAGCTTTTAAACAAAAGCACCTTCTGcataacagaaaaaataaacaggagGGCGAACGAACACGTCTGAACGGTGGAGAGCTGGTGCGTAAAAGACGAGTGCGCTCATCGTCCACGTTTGAGCTGAACAGTGAACTTGTGTGACCTGGTTTCTTAAGACGGCCCCTCTCTCTGATGAAGGAGGGACTCTGCCCCTTGAACATGTACAAGTGATCTGCTGCGCTCGGGACCTCCCCAAAACTTCTGGGCATATAAAAGCCAAGCTAAGTCATTTGTTTAAGCAGTAGGGAGTTTCTGCTAGGATCTGGATTGGAGCTACGCACAGACCGGACCCTACCGTGCATGAGTAATATTTAGACATGTTCAGCTTTGTGGATATTCGTGTAGCGCTGCTCCTGAGTGCAGCGGTGCTTTTGGCGAGAGGTCTAAGCGAGGAAGATGGTAAGTATCACTTTCACACTTTGATTTGACTTGTTTTTGGGACTTGTGGCCCCCTCGAGATGTGGATAGAGCGCAAGGAGGCTGCGCTGTTTGCTAGGACTGATACTCCTCTGCGGGATCCCTGGCTCCAGTGATGGGGATGAGGTGTTATCTCACTTCTGATGGGCTTGATGCTCTCCCCCTGACGTGCAGACACAATCAAACGAAATATTTCCTCTTTAAATCAAACTGGGCTTTGTTTGCTGGAAAAAAAGCAGCAGTGGAAAAATCGCTAAAGTCTGACGTCAACAGTAAAAAACAGGACAAGACGCCAATTAATAAccaagcaggagaagaagggtGCGGAAGACACAGTTCTGTGGCCAACAGCGCAGCTCTGTGGCCAGTACTGGAACTGTGGATCCATCGGTGCTCGCTCCTTCAAAGCCTCAAACTTGTGGTTCCTTCTGCTCCATGAAGTTCTGTATTCTGACCTGACGCAGGCCCAGGTTACCCAGAAAGCAATCCCTGAAGTTAAACTTCCATAGAAACTTTGTTTCTGCTCACAAATCCTTCTATAAACGTGTTCCAGGTTCAATCTGAATGTGGTCTAGATGACAGAGATCAAGGGacagaaaggtcaaaggttgcTGTCAGCAAAAATAGACATTGGCCAAAGGGTCCGAGCTTCATGCCAGAGGTTTACATCAGTGAAGTTGCCTTGTCTGGTGCAGGGACTCATCTGGCTCCCATAGAACTTCAAACCCAGTTGatcactctgtgttttttttttggggggggggggatatttacTCTGACTGTTACCAAACTCTCCTTTCCTTTCAGTGCCATCACGTGGCTGCACATATAATGGAAAGGTGTACGGTGATCAAGATAGATGGAAACCAGATCCCTGCCAGTTCTGCTTCTGCAACAGTGGAGACGTCTTGTGCAGTATGCCGCGCTGCATGTACCCATCCGGCTGCACCAACCCAATCGTCCCAGAGGGACAGTGCTGCCCCATCTGCCCCGATGATGGTACAGCGCCTTGATCCTCCTCAGCCTTTTGTGTGGTTAACAAGCTCTGTGGCGCCACCTAGTGCCTTCCCACCTTGTCTCTGACAATCTGAGGCTCCTGGGCCATGAATGGATCGAGGCCCTAAGCCTGCCTGCTTGCCTGAGGATTTTCAGTCGCTTTGTTTTTAcctcatttcaatttcaatatgcATTCTTTCAACAACGGATTACACCTGCTCTTTCCTGAAGCCTGGCAGTGCATGTTTTACTTCTCATCATCATGCTTACCTGTGCAGGCTGCGACATGGCCTACACATGTCTCATTTCTCCCAAAACAACCTCTGTTTTCCACTTCTTCTTTTGCAGAAATGATTTTGAATCAAAGAGGTCGACTTTTGATTCACAATAACTCTGTATTTCATTCTTGAGTCAGCACTGACTTCTTGTTTAGACCCGCTGTAGATAGCTGTGAGCTTCAGTTTAATGCTAATCCTCACCCAAACACCTTTGCTGCCACGTTTCTTTTTGTGAATCTTCATAGTTACGAATGTTTCTCTCATAAATGTTCAAGAGGTGTTGACACTTTCTTCTTCGTTGGTTCTATAGGGATTAAGAGGGGCGGAGGAAGTAGAACAGGAATCCTTTGGTGAGGAGGTTTGTCCGCTGCAGAGCCAGAAAAATGTGCCGATTCACGGTCACAGTGTAACCAAATCGACTTGTGCTTGGAACGGGCTGAATGCTGCTGCTTGAGCTTCAAGGACTTGATCTTTACAAAGGAACCAGGAGGAGAAGTCGTTTGCCTGCTGGCTGACCTTCTCTCTATGAAACCACCTGTGTAATTCAGCTCTGATGTGAttgacttgtgttgttgttgaagggTCGGTGAGTTGAAACAATTTGGCTCCTCTGTTTCTCATTCAGTGCTTGTTCATTATTATTCtattaaaatatgaatcattatgagttgtttttgttgtgtcctGTTGTATAGTTTCTGAGTTGGGCCCCTGGAGAACCAGTCGTCCTAATAAatggatgaaaataaataaataaataacctgGTTTCAGCAGCTTCCCAGTCATGACGCTCATTATCACTTCCACCACCTTCATCATCTTAACAGGCTCACTGGTGGCGCCACTAAATGGTCCCAGTCGAGGGACCAGTCCAAACGAGAGGGCTGCTGGTAAATATGGTCCTCGTGGAGAGAGGGTGGAAACCGTACGTCCTCATAGGGAGGTCATGTGGTAACGACCCCACTACACACAACGTGCGTAGGACGAGATCCTCTCAGGAGGAAAATCACCAAGTGTTCAAATTCatgtcaaacaaaaaaagactaATTCACCTGCAGTTGCTCACATTATATATTGTAAAATGTCACTTTAGGGGGTGTTGCCTAATTTAATTGTATTACACTCTTCAGGGGTCATTTTTTCTAAGAATTGGCAAAGCTCCTCCGGGGCCACGGAAGTAATATTCTTCTGGTTTCACACCTGATTTTA
The Pleuronectes platessa chromosome 21, fPlePla1.1, whole genome shotgun sequence DNA segment above includes these coding regions:
- the LOC128426837 gene encoding collagen alpha-1(I) chain, coding for MFSFVDIRVALLLSAAVLLARGLSEEDVPSRGCTYNGKVYGDQDRWKPDPCQFCFCNSGDVLCSMPRCMYPSGCTNPIVPEGQCCPICPDDGIKRGGGSRTGILW